The following are encoded in a window of Athene noctua chromosome 29, bAthNoc1.hap1.1, whole genome shotgun sequence genomic DNA:
- the MLLT11 gene encoding protein AF1q, with the protein MLDTISSQYDSFIYWRMPIPRLDVAELEGLGLSDVALYKPKGGLGKLVGERDQVSQDISEEEDSLLQFNTFNFWRAPIARISSLDFDLI; encoded by the coding sequence ATGCTGGACACCATCAGCAGCCAGTACGACTCCTTCATCTACTGGAGGATGCCGATCCCGCGGCTGGAcgtggcagagctggaggggctggggctcAGCGACGTGGCCCTCTACAAACCCAAAGGAGGGCTGGGCAAGCTCGTCGGCGAGCGGGACCAGGTCAGCCAGGACATCTCCGAAGAAGAGGACAGTCTGCTGCAGTTCAACACCTTTAATTTCTGGAGAGCTCCTATCGCCAGAATTAGCTCTTTAGATTTTGATCTAATTTGA